The following coding sequences are from one Candidatus Zixiibacteriota bacterium window:
- the mazG gene encoding nucleoside triphosphate pyrophosphohydrolase gives MRESGPAFHQLVQILQTLRSPQGCPWDREQTTRSLLPYLIEETYEAVEAGEQLDYDKLKEELGDILLHIIFQAEIAEELGHFDIRDVIEVITQKMIDRHPHVFGDTTVADSDQVKRNWEAIKLRQRQDEAPKTVLAGVPKTMPALLKAYRVQEKAAQFGFDWERAEDIFAKIDEEMAEFKDALAQNDVAAIRDELGDLIFSLVNFARHIQAEPETCLNATIRKFTNRFDCMERALHQRGLSLKEATLAQMEEEWQRAKSHDSPSL, from the coding sequence ATGCGCGAATCCGGTCCCGCTTTTCATCAACTGGTGCAGATCCTCCAGACCCTCCGCTCGCCCCAGGGCTGCCCTTGGGATCGGGAGCAAACTACCCGCTCGCTCCTCCCTTATCTAATCGAGGAAACCTACGAGGCTGTTGAAGCCGGTGAACAGCTCGACTACGACAAACTCAAAGAGGAACTCGGCGACATCCTCCTTCACATCATTTTCCAGGCCGAGATCGCCGAGGAACTCGGCCATTTCGACATCCGCGACGTGATCGAGGTGATCACGCAGAAAATGATCGACCGCCATCCGCATGTCTTCGGCGATACGACCGTCGCCGACTCCGATCAGGTCAAGCGCAACTGGGAAGCCATCAAGCTCCGCCAGCGGCAGGATGAAGCCCCCAAGACCGTTCTCGCCGGTGTCCCCAAGACTATGCCCGCTCTGCTCAAGGCCTACCGCGTTCAGGAAAAAGCCGCTCAATTTGGCTTCGACTGGGAACGCGCCGAAGATATCTTTGCCAAGATTGACGAGGAAATGGCCGAGTTCAAAGACGCTCTCGCACAAAACGATGTCGCCGCCATCCGCGACGAACTCGGCGACCTGATCTTCTCGCTCGTCAACTTCGCCCGCCATATCCAGGCCGAACCGGAAACCTGCCTCAATGCCACTATCCGCAAATTCACCAATCGCTTCGACTGCATGGAGCGCGCTCTCCACCAGCGTGGACTC